A single Bosea sp. PAMC 26642 DNA region contains:
- a CDS encoding DUF6352 family protein: protein MTHFWATSGHLLLDREPGGGLVVTDDFLKAYLARPEVLPPEEACPAERALHAKLMAAPQADVAASEIAEIADEDARENWRFLVGWRDRLLAAPTLEAAYARIIREGVAGVPPLFLDQLAHVILRGALDEVDDPYVVRAAECLFRPQRVTFHENTILLADAEIIEGHEADRHASPLLAMLGGPAATSLDILKPANADHYWQRSDGFDMVLDLGGTPSGRAALGEALRHWIRALHGFEVAIVPIETMKDADWRWFVGLDAEATALGNALWQGGALAEDDAARVLALYSLTLPADIPVLPAAKDKPVYLIAAMSPDKILRLKPQNLVAGLPLATRELVN, encoded by the coding sequence ATGACGCATTTCTGGGCGACATCCGGCCATCTGCTTCTCGACCGCGAGCCGGGCGGCGGGCTCGTGGTCACGGACGATTTCCTGAAGGCCTATCTCGCCCGCCCGGAGGTGCTGCCGCCCGAGGAGGCCTGCCCGGCCGAGCGCGCGCTGCACGCAAAGCTGATGGCGGCGCCGCAGGCCGATGTCGCGGCCTCCGAGATCGCCGAGATCGCCGACGAGGATGCCCGCGAGAACTGGCGCTTCCTGGTCGGCTGGCGCGACCGGCTGCTCGCCGCGCCGACGCTGGAGGCAGCCTATGCGCGCATTATCCGCGAGGGCGTGGCCGGGGTGCCGCCGCTTTTCCTCGACCAATTGGCCCATGTCATCCTGCGCGGCGCCCTCGACGAGGTCGATGATCCTTACGTGGTGCGCGCCGCCGAATGCCTGTTCCGGCCCCAGCGCGTCACCTTTCACGAGAACACCATCCTGCTCGCCGATGCCGAGATCATCGAGGGCCATGAGGCCGATCGTCATGCCTCGCCGCTGCTCGCCATGCTCGGCGGTCCTGCCGCGACCTCGCTCGATATCCTGAAACCCGCCAATGCCGATCATTACTGGCAACGCTCCGACGGCTTCGACATGGTGCTCGATCTCGGCGGCACGCCCTCGGGCCGGGCCGCGCTGGGCGAGGCGCTGCGCCACTGGATCCGCGCGCTCCACGGCTTCGAAGTCGCGATCGTGCCGATCGAGACGATGAAGGATGCCGACTGGCGCTGGTTCGTCGGGCTCGATGCGGAGGCGACCGCGCTCGGCAACGCGCTCTGGCAGGGCGGTGCGTTGGCGGAGGACGACGCCGCGCGCGTGCTCGCGCTCTACAGCCTGACGCTGCCGGCCGACATTCCGGTCCTGCCCGCCGCGAAGGACAAGCCGGTCTATCTCATCGCGGCGATGTCGCCCGACAAGATATTGCGCCTCAAGCCGCAGAACCTCGTCGCCGGCCTGCCTCTCGCCACCCGCGAACTGGTCAATTGA
- a CDS encoding DUF3305 domain-containing protein: MAQQHIAVGIVVERRKVDSPWIDHAWAPLAVLPEPPGLVPWTKLAVEPDRTSFYLGPATLTLHSVDTAHFRENFQAGRAKLWVAIRPTGIDPELELVGVTADPFEGEDYCENTGDIIEQVPMPAPIAEQVLAFFDAHHVEREFIKRKRAEHDPRKGGGPRPEPGPRRGDGT, from the coding sequence ATGGCGCAGCAGCACATCGCGGTCGGGATCGTCGTCGAGAGGCGCAAAGTCGATTCGCCCTGGATCGATCATGCCTGGGCGCCGCTCGCGGTTCTGCCCGAGCCGCCCGGTCTCGTGCCCTGGACGAAGCTGGCCGTCGAACCCGACCGGACGAGCTTCTATCTCGGCCCCGCCACGCTGACGCTGCACTCGGTCGACACCGCGCATTTCCGCGAGAATTTCCAGGCCGGCCGGGCCAAGCTGTGGGTCGCGATCCGCCCGACCGGCATCGACCCGGAACTCGAACTGGTCGGCGTCACGGCCGACCCCTTCGAGGGCGAGGATTATTGCGAGAATACCGGAGACATCATCGAGCAGGTGCCGATGCCCGCCCCGATCGCCGAACAGGTGCTCGCCTTCTTCGACGCGCACCATGTCGAGCGCGAATTCATCAAGCGCAAGCGCGCCGAGCACGACCCCCGCAAGGGCGGCGGGCCGCGCCCGGAGCCCGGCCCGCGCCGCGGGGATGGGACATGA
- a CDS encoding DUF3306 domain-containing protein, which produces MNPRGDEPGDEGFLTRWSRRKAEIAREEVVAPARQADRPLPPACGGEGLGRGGRAGQAPTSEPGVTPPHPGPPHRKRGEGEEVLQPEMVEPPSLDLVDKDFDVAHWLKQNVPESWKLAALRRAWESDPAIRDFENPARDYALDWNTPGGAPGYGPLTESDDVEAMVRGIFGEPPPAEPESEMVAEATGDSMPHQLSSNDEGLPSHAAAQEIDDAGRASSSVRRPGDDAQAPDQAEISSNSTDRVYAAVQNSAAPEPAPLRIRKRGGGAVPN; this is translated from the coding sequence ATGAACCCGCGCGGCGACGAGCCGGGCGACGAGGGCTTCCTGACGCGCTGGTCGCGGCGCAAAGCCGAGATCGCGCGGGAAGAAGTCGTTGCGCCTGCTCGTCAGGCCGACCGTCCCCTTCCCCCCGCTTGCGGTGGGGAAGGGCTAGGGAGGGGGGGGCGTGCAGGACAAGCGCCGACCTCTGAACCTGGCGTAACTCCCCCCCACCCCGGCCCTCCCCACCGCAAGCGGGGGGAGGGGGAAGAGGTGCTCCAACCGGAGATGGTCGAGCCGCCCTCGCTCGATCTGGTCGACAAGGATTTCGACGTCGCCCATTGGCTCAAGCAGAACGTGCCCGAGAGCTGGAAGCTCGCCGCGCTGCGTCGCGCCTGGGAGAGCGACCCGGCGATCCGAGACTTCGAGAACCCGGCACGCGACTATGCGCTCGACTGGAACACGCCGGGCGGCGCTCCGGGCTATGGCCCGCTGACCGAGTCGGACGATGTCGAGGCGATGGTGCGCGGCATTTTCGGGGAGCCGCCACCTGCGGAGCCGGAGTCGGAAATGGTTGCCGAAGCAACCGGCGACAGCATGCCGCACCAACTTTCGTCGAACGACGAAGGACTGCCGTCGCACGCTGCAGCGCAAGAAATTGACGATGCCGGACGGGCTTCATCATCCGTTCGCCGGCCCGGAGACGATGCTCAGGCCCCAGATCAGGCGGAAATTTCCTCGAATTCGACAGATCGTGTCTATGCTGCGGTGCAAAATAGTGCGGCGCCGGAGCCTGCACCCTTGCGCATTCGCAAGCGCGGCGGAGGCGCCGTCCCAAACTGA